The sequence CCGTTTTATTTGGTTTGTTATCGTATCTTGTAGATCGTGCTGGTGTATTGCTGTTTGTGATTGTCTTAATTCTAAGTGGTCTTGCTCTCTTGTTTACACCTCGAGAAATGTTGCGTAGTGCTCAAAAGAGTACGGATGCTACCAAGTCTGCATTTGAAAAACGTCGTGAACAAAAAGAAGCAAAACGACGTGATAAAGCACTTCATCAGAAACAAGTTGAATTGGATGAGAAATTAAATGATTATGCATCTGAGGCAGAGCCAACGAAAGCTGGGTTTATTTCTTTTGATCCACCTCAAAGTGGTGTCGAACCGACTTCTAAAACTCCGTTTATGACAATGGACGAACCATCCGCAACGATTCCAAGTGATGTCGCTAAATCTGATGAGAATCCGTTTGGTCTTGAAAATGCGGGTTTAGATCCGGTTTCATTATCAGATAAAACAAGTACACAAGAAGCACTTGAACACGGTGAAGATTTTAGATCCAGTTCATTTGATCATTACAAAGTTCCTTCAATTAACTTATTAGAGGCGGGACGTGGTTCGAATACCTCAAAAGCAAATGTTAGCAGTGCTAAAGATAAAGGTGACCGTTTAATTGCAGTTTTAAAACAGTTTGGTATTGATGCTGCTCTTATGGATATACATATTGGACCAGCAGTTACCAAGTTCGAACTAAAACCGGATAGTAATGTGAAAATCAGTCGCATTGCCTCAATTCAAGATAACTTAATGATGGAATTGGCAGTAAAAACATTACGTATTGAAGCACCAATTCCAGGTAAGAGTGCAGTGGGGATTGAAATTCCCAATGTGGAAATGGTTCCAGTTAAGATGAAAGATGTTGTGATGGGTTCGTCACAATTTATGGCTGAAGATAACATTAATGTTGCTTTGGGTAAAGATCTAACTGGAAAACCGATTACAGTTGCTTTAAATAAAATGCCTCATTTACTTGTGGCGGGGGCAACTGGAAGTGGTAAGTCGGTATGTATGAATACAATTATTACATCCATACTTCTTACGAAGTCACCTGAAGATTTGAAACTTCTCTTGATTGATCCCAAAAAAGTAGAATTTACACCGTATACTGAAATACCACATTTAATTGGTCCTGTTATTGATGATCCCCATAAAGCTTCAGCGGCTTTAAAGGTGGTTGTTGAGGAAATGGAACAACGTTATGATTTATTTTCAAAAGCAGGTGTACGAAATATTGGATCTTACAATGAAAAAGTTAAGGCGTTCCCAGCGGAAAACCTTTCCAAATTACCATGGATCGTTGTTATTATTGATGAGTTAGCAGATCTTATGTCTGTTGCCGGTAAAGAAGTTGAAACAAGTATTCAACGAATTACACAACTTGCACGTGCTGCAGGGATTCATCTTATTGTCGCAACACAAAGACCTTCTGTTGATGTTGTGACGGGTATTATCAAAGCAAACATTCCATCACGTATCGCTTTTGCTGTTTCAAGTGCTATTGATTCTCGAACGATTCTTGATGAAACGGGTGCTGAGAAACTGCTCGGATATGGTGATATGCTTTATGTTCCCATGGGCGAACCGCATGCGATTCGCGTTCAGGGCTGTTATGTCAGCGATGATGAAGTTAAAAAAATTGCTGACAAAGCAAGTTCGCAAGCAAAACCACGATTTGATGATTCTTTCATTAAACTTGATGGTGTTGATGGGAATCAAGGTGTCTTGGGTGTGGAAGATGATCCTCTCTATCAAGAAGCCTTGGAATATGTTGTGCGTCAAAAGAAAGCATCAACCTCTTTATTACAGCGACGGTTTAGAATTGGATATAATCGTGCCGCCAACATCGTTGATTCATTAGAACAAAATGGTGTTATTGGACCTGCTCAGGGCAGTAAACCTCGTGATGTTTATATAAAATTAGATGATATTGAACAAGAAAGCGCTCTATAGCGCTTTTTTATTTGTGTGATTATTACCCATTATTTGTCATTTACCGTTAAATTTATGGAGGTATTGTTAAGATTATGTATATTAAGAGAACAAATTGTGCGAATGTAGTGAAATTGTCTTAAAAATAGTGTATATTTATACCGTTAGTCTAAATTTTTATATTTGGATTCATGGGAGGGTATATGAAAAGAAAGCTATTTGCACTATTGATGGCTGTGGTCATGTTTGTATCGACTGGTATTCAGTTGGATGCAGATACAGCACGTGTCGCAAATCAAAACAGTCTCATAACTGATTTTAATTTCTCAAATACTAATTTAAACCATGGGTATGAAACCAGCGTTACAGTTCAATTCGCGGAAACAGGAAATCGTAAATTGAATTCTGGTGATGTTATGGAACTCCGATTACCAATGGAGCAGAAAGTAGATTCAAACGGATCTCCTTATTCCGTGGGACTCAAAGGGATCTCACAAACCATTAAACTTACGATGCCAGGGGTAGAGAATCCACTGGGTCATGTTTATGTTACTGAAGGCAATGTTCATGTTGTATTTACGGATGAAGTCAATCAACTTAATAATATTGCTGGATCTTTTACGTTTCGAGTAGAAGGATATAACAATAATACTCAAAACATTAAAGAAACCATTTACACGAATTTGGGTACAAGTTTATCTGAAAAATCAGTTCAGGTAGAAGGTGAATTCCAGGGGAGTGGTTCTTATGAAATGTTCTCAAAACTTGGCGGTATGTCTCGTGATGAGGAAGAAGTCGTGCGATGGGTTCTTCTTTTAAACGGTGAACGTGAAGGTTTTATGTCTGAAATGACAGTCCGTGATACGATCGGTGTGGGTCATGAATATATTCCCGGATCGTTAGTATTTATGGTTACAGATCATACTGGGAATCGCTATAGTGTTAGTGAACAAGAATTCCGTAATCAATTTGGAGGGGTCTGGATTAATGGTCAGTCTCTCATTGTGTCGACCCATCCAGGTAAATTACACTATGCTTCAATTGAAGTTATGTATAACACAAAAATAACGGATTTGAAGCAAGCTCAATTGGAAAATAAGGCAGTCGCAAGTTTTTATGATAACGAAGGCTACCCACAAACAATTGAAAAAGAAGTATCTGTAGAAAATCATTATGCGTCAGGATCGATTGTTGGTAATAAGCCAAAGCCTGGTGTTTTACGAATTGTGAAAGTCGTTGATGGAACTGAAACACCTGTAGCTGGTGTTACTTTTACTGTGAAAAATGATCGTGGTGCTCTCATTGAACGTGTTACTACAGATGAGTCTGGCGTGGTTAATCTTTCGCTTAAAGATGGTCGTTACACTATTGAAGAAGTTGAAGCACCTTCTTGGCTTGTGGTTGATTCAAAACCAATCACGGTAGATGTAGATCAAAATGCGGAAGTTGGTACTTTAGCCGTATTTAAAAATGAAATTAAGAAAACAAATGTTAAAGTATCCAAAAAATGGGTTGGTGGTCCTTCTCCACATCCTGTAGTTGCATTTAACTTAATGCAAACAGTTGATGGCGTTACAACCGAATCAGGTCGTATTTTAACGCTTGAAGGCGGAAAATCATCTGTTGTTTTTGAAGACCTTCCTCAAGCAACCGCTACGGGTCAAAGGATTACCTATTCTGTAGAAGAAGCAGGTTTCGCAACCGATGAGTATCAGGTTGACATCACACCAATTAATGAAAACAATGAGATTTTTGTTACGAATACATTTATTAAAGATACCGAGTTAACCGATTTTAAAGTCTTTAAAACATGGAAGGGTGGACCTTCTGCGAAACCATCTGTTTCCGTTCAACTTTATGCAAATGGTGAACTTGTTGAAGGAAGCATCCTTGAAATTCCATCCGGTCAAAGCTCTGTAACTTTTAAAGATTTACCGGCTTATAAGGGTGGTGTTGCGATTGATTATAGTATTCGTGAGGTTGACGTACCTGAAAATTATAAAGAAAACATTATAAAACCGAATCATATTGAAAATGAATACTTATTAAAAGACGTAACAATGACCAAAAAATGGGTCGGAGGGAATCCTGTTCGTCCTGAAACGAAGTATGTTTTAGTTGCGGATGGTGTTGATACACAAAATACGATAACCCTCACCCAACAAACCAGTCATACATTCAAAGATATGCCTAAGTATAATGAACAAGGCAAAGAAATTGTTTACAGCGTACGTGAAGTTGTGATTCCAGAAGGATATGATGCATCGTATAGCGACGATGGTTTAACGGTCACAAATACATTCCGTATGGAGTATGTCGATGTGACTGCAAATAAAGTTTGGGTGGATTCCTTGAACCAAGGCAATCATCCTACAGTAAGATTTCAATTGTTCCAAAGTATTGATGGCGTTTCTTCGGCAGTTAATGGGGTCTATCAAGATTTAAGTGAGGGCTCTGTCACATTCAAGAACCTTCCTAAAACAACTCAAGACGGAAAATCAATCCGTTATTTTGTACGCGAAGCGAATATTCCTAAACATTATGAGGTTCACTACAGTGCTGATGGTTTAACCGTTACCAATACTTTCAAACCGGATATGATCTCTGTAAATGTAGAGAAAATATGGAATCATGGCCCAATAGTACGTCCTGAAATTGAGATTCAACTCTACGCAAATGGAGTTCCGGTTTCAAATGGAAAACGAACTTTAAGAAATGGTCAAACGAATCTAGTTTATCGAAATCTACCAAAACAAGATCATGATGGAGATATTGTATATTCAGTTAAGGAATTAACGCAATTGGATCATTATGTAACTCGATATGAAGGATCTGGTACAGATTTGAAGATTATTAATGATTACCAAATACCGACCAAACCCATTATTGCGCGTAAAGTATGGGAAGGCGGACCGAGTCCAAGACCTACCATCTCACTTTTGCTATCAAAACGGATTGAAGGCTCCAATGAAATTCTACCGGTTCCACTTGCACCAATCGAACTTAAAGATGGTGAAACGGAGGCTCATTTTGGTGACCTTCCAATTAAAACCTTGGATGGGAAAACGATTACCTATTTCGCCAATGAGGTCGAAGTGCCGCAGGGTTATTTAGGTTTGAATTCATTTTCAGATCCTTTAACGGTTATTAATCATTTTGACGTCAAAACAGGCCCAATTTATGGTAAAAAAGTATGGCGTGGTGGACCGGAACTTAAACCGGAAATCGAGATTAAGCTTCAAGAGCGTTATGAAGGCGAAACAGATTATCGTGACAGCGGTGTTGCATCAAAAATTTTAAAAAGTGGTAGTGATACGGTACGATTTGATTCAATGCCAACCTTTGCGCTTGATGGACGTCGTATTGAATATAAACTTAAAGAAGTGAACGTACCAAATGGTTACACTCAAATTGAAAGCTTGAATAACCTTGAATTAATCAATGCTTATGATCAAGGTAATACTTCAGTTACCGCTCGAAAGATATGGGTGGGTGGACACAAGGAGACGGTTACACTACGTCTTTACCAAGCCGTAGATGGTATTGAAACATCAGTACCTAATGGGGAACGTGTTTTAAAAGAATCAGAAGAACAAGTTGTAACATTTACAGATTTACCAGAACGTACAATGGATGGGAAAACAATTACGTATTTTGTCCGTGAATCCGGAGTACCTGAAAATTATTCAGTTTCTTACAGTCCCGATCGTTTAACAGTTACCAATACCTTCCAAGAAGGAATAACACACTTAAACGTGAAAAAAATATGGCAAGGAGGTCCTGGACCTTCAGTTCCATTAGAACTTGAGCTCATTCGCAATGGTGAGTCGACGGGGATGATTCAAAGCATGATGCCTGGCGATAACGATATTGTCTTTGCGAATTTACCGAAATTTAATGAGGACAATGCGCCTTATCTTTATAGTGTTCGTGAAGTTAATGAGATTGAACATTATAGTCTTGAAAATATTTCGCATGACGGTGATACCAGTGTAACCTTAACGAATGTCTATGATTATGGTTTGCGTGATGTGATTGCGAAAAAGGTATGGACTAATGGTATTAGTCCACGTCCTGATATTGAGTTTGAACTGCGTCGTACGACATCCCCATCCGATAAAGTAGGGGAATCAACGGGTATGATTCAAACCTTACGTGATGGAGAAACAACTACCGTTTTCGAAGATTTAGAAGTGCGTGATGACGAAGGTAAAACGTATACGTATTTTGTTAAGGAATTAACGTCGGTACCCAATACGGTAACGCAATACAGTCCCGATGGCTTAACAGTTTATAATCACTACGTATCACCGACGACATCCATTCGTATTCTAAAAACATGGGTTGATGGACCTGAAGTTCGTCCTGACACCACATTCCAATTAACGCGACGCTTAAAAGGGACACACGATGAATTTAAAGATGTATTAGGTATGCAAGAACAATTACCTTCGGGTCAATCCCATCTTGATTTTGTGGATGTTCCTCAAAATGATCATCAAGGTAAACCGTATGAATACGCTGTTCGCGAAGTTTCTGTGCCCGAAAACTATACAGTTTCCGTAGCACCGATAACAGACACGAATACAATCGAGGTTACCAATACATATCATGCACCATTAAAAACGGTGAGTGCCTTTAAAGTATGGTCTGGTGGCGAAAAAGCACGGGACAATGTTGTTTTTGAGTTGTATCGTCGTGTTGAAGATAAAGCCTTTGAAGCTGTACCGAATCAAAAAGAGACACTGACACCTTCGATGGCTTCGGTATCGTTTAAAGATGTTCCTGAGTTTGATACGCAAGGACGACGTTTTGAGTATCGTGTAAAAGAAGTACAAGGACCTGAGTTCTTTGATGCTTCTTATAGCGATGATGGCTTAACGGTAACCAATACTTACAATCCAGGTGTAACGGAAGTTGCATTTAAAAAAGTATGGATTGATGGTCCCGAAACACATCCTACAATTGTAGTTGATTTATACGCGAATAACGTTAAAACAGAACATGCACTGACGCTCCAACATGGAGAACATGAAGCATCCTTTACAGACCTACCAAAACGTGATGAGGCAGGTATTGATATTGTATATACAGTACAAGAACGTGATGTTCCTGAAAATTACGATGTATCCTATCAAGGAACAACAATCACAAATACCTTTAATCAAGGCATGCGTGATGTAAGTGCGACAAAACGATGGAATGGTGGCCCAATGTCACGTCCAAATGTTACCTTCGAGCTTTACGCTGATCAAAAGGCTACAGGGATGACCCAAGTTCTTGCTTCTGGCGAGAAGACGGTTACCTTTGCGGATGTGCCTGTTTATACAGCACAAGGAACAAAAATTGTGTATCGTGTTGAAGAAGTGCATGTACCTGAACATTATGACGTAAGTTATAGTTCAGATGGACTTACCGTAACCAATACGTATAACCAAGGAATTCGTGATGTGATTGCAACGAAGAAATGGGTGGGTGGTGCATCAAGCAATCGTCCAACCGTGATTTTTGATTTGTATGCAGATGGCGTTAAGACGCATCAGACGGCAACCTTGCATGACGGAACGACACAAGCACGTTTTACAAAACTACCAGTTCGTAATCAAGATGGATCAATCATTCACTATACGGTTCAAGAACGTTCGAAACATGAAGCGTATGACGTAAGCTATAGTGCGGACGGATTAACCGTAACGAATACCTTCAATCCAGGTTCTCAAACCATCACTGCCCATAAAGTATGGGTTGGTGGACCAGATGATAAACCGGATGTTGTCTTTGAACTTTATGCCAACAACAAACCCCTTGGTGTGAAAAAAATCTTAGGGTCGGGTGTTAAGTCAATCAGTTTTAGACGTCAGCCTGTGTTTGATGATTTTGGAAAACGAATTAAGTACCATATTGTGGAACATGATGTTCCTGGTTATAAAATTACATACAGTGCGGATGGTTTAACCGCAATTAATACCTATACGAAAATAGATAATGGAGTTGGTTCCCTAAACAACAGACCAACGAAACCATCAGTACCACCACTTCATGGAGTTAATGTGTTAGGAATGAGTAAAGATCGCTTGAGTGCTCTTCCAAATACAGGGGTAGGTGGACATCAGATGCAGTATACAGCTGCGCTGGGTCTGATTGCGCTGGGGTTAATCTTTAGACGTAAAAAAAGAAAATAGCGAAACAAAACCTACATGCGTGTAGGTTTTTTTATTGTGCAAAAAGATGTGTGTTTCACTGCATAAATAAGTGAACAAATGCTTGAGTTTGTTCATTGGATACATTTTGTAAGGAATCGTGAAAACTTTGTGACAAAAAGGCGCAAAAATGTGTAAGTTTTGTGACAAACCGCATATACTACATATACAAAGAGATTGTGAGCGGGTTATGAAAGTTCACAAGCAAAGGAGAGAATATGAAAAACATGAAGCAAAAGTTGATTCTAAGGTCACTAATAGCCTTAGTTCTAATCGTTTCGGGTATTACAACAAATGTGAATGCATCAAGCAGTCCTAAAGATTATACAAACGAAGCGATCTTTACCCAATTCGACGTTAATCCTAAGGGATTAATTAACAATCCAAGTCAACCGATCGAATTTAACTTGGCGTTCAGTGATATGAACAACGGTCAAAAAGTTAAATTTAAACCTGGAGACTTCTTTGACTTAACATTACCAAGTAATGATGAAGTTAGCTTACGTTCCCTTCGTGCTATGGGTTCAAAAATGCCTGTACTTGCTAAGGATAAAAACGGAAAAGAAATTACTCTTGGTGAGTTAACCTTTAATGGAAGTCACATCCATTTTGAATTTATGGAAGACGTACTTCAACTTGAAAACGTTACAGGTACGATTAATCTAAAATCAGTATACGATAATGCATATCGTGGTGAAGATGATAAAATTGCGGAACTTCCTACCAATCTTGGATTGGGTTCATTGGATAAGCAAATGATTACAATCTCACAACCTGGAACCCCTACAGGTGTCGAACCAAGTCCAATCTTTTACTGGAAAACAGGAACATTCTCAACAGAAGTTCATGGCGATATGAACTGGTGGTTAAACATCAACAGTCCTAAAGAAGCAGTACAATCTGATGTTAAGGTAATCGATACAATTGGTGAAGGTCATAAACTGGTTGATGGGTCGATTATGGTTGATGTTGAAGCGAATGGAGAACTCAAACATATTAGTGCTGAAGCATTTAATAAGGAATACGGAACAATTACTGTAGAAGGTCAAGTCTTAACAGTCATGATTCCAAAAGAAAAAGCAGCAAAGACAACATTTACAGTTACTTATGATACGCGTGCTTTTGATAAGAAACTTGAAAATTATAAAAACTCGTCAACAATTGAATATAAAGATGAATCGGGAAATCTTGTAACGGATACACCAAAGCATTATACTGATACATCGGTTGTGAATATGTTTGATGATGCAACAATCGGTGGTGAAATGAAGGATAAGGGTGTATTCCGAGTGCAAAAATTTATTAAAGATACAGATGAAGTTCTTGAAGGCGTTACCTTTGAGATTACAGATAAAGATGGAAAGAAAATTGAAGGAATCACCAATGAAGATGGAATCTTTGATTTCAATCTTGAGCCCGGTAGTTATACTTTAAAAGAAATCAAAACTCGTGATGGTTTTGAGTTAGATTCAACAGAATATCAAATTGAAATGACTGAAAAATCCCAATCGAAGTCAATCTACAACGATTATCAACGTGTTGATGTTGTAGCTACAAAGAAATGGGTGGGTGGTTCATCACCACGTCCTACAGTAACCTTTGATCTATACCGTAGCGCAAAGGGTGTTACAGAACGTGTTGACGGTGCATCCATTGAATTGGTTGATGGTCAAACAACCGCTGATTTTGGAAAACAATTAAAATTCGACAAAGAAGGCAATGAATATACATATTCCGTTAAGGAAACAACAGATTTAGAGAACTATATCAAACTTGAAAATGGACTTGAAGTAACCAATACCTATAACCTACGTGATGTAGCTGTAAACAAAGTATGGGTTGGTGGACCTGCGGTTCACCCAACCATCCAAATTCAACTGTATGCAAATGATAATGCACTTGAAAATCATCTTGAAATATTAACATCAGGTACTGATGTGGTAACATTTAAGAATTTACCAATCCTTGATGAAGCAGGAAAAGAAATTGTTTATTCTGCAAAAGAAGTTAATGTTCCTGTAGGATATGAAATGGAACAAACTGATGCACTCACAATTACAAATCACTTTATCGTTGAGAAAATTGATATTACTGCACATAAAATCTGGGACGGTGGTCCAAGTGTTAAACCTACAATCACATTTGGTTTAGTACGTGATGGTATTGAAATGGGCATTACGGTAGATCTAGTAAATGGTGAAGAAATAGCAGTGTTTGAAGACTTACCTAAAACAGATCCAAATGGTAAAGACTATGTTTATACCATTAAAGAATTGGACGTACCTAAAGGTTATGTTGCGGTTTATAGTGAAGACGGATTAACCGTTACAAACTACTATGACAAACCTGTTATTGTAGATCCACATGAACCAAAAGAACCAACTAAACCTACAAAACCCGTAGAACCTACAAAACCGGTAGAACCAATAAAACCTGAAGTATTAGGTGTTCGTAAAGAACAACTACCACAAACAGGCGTAAGTGCAAACAATGTCTTACTTTATGGTAGTTTATTATTAATCTCAGGAATCGGAATGTTTGTATTGAAACATCAACGTGAGGAAAAAGAATAGAAGCTTCGGCTTCTTTTTTTTATAAAGGCATAAAAAAAACTGGACCTAATTATCCAGTTTTTGTTTTTTTACATATAAGACTTAAGGACATTTAGAATGTCTTCACGTTTAATTTTTTGTTCTGCACCGGTTTTGCGTTCTTTAAGTTCAACTTCACCATGTTCCACATCACGACCTACCGTAATTCGTAATGGAACACCAATGAGATCCATATCGTTAAACTTGATACCAGGACGTTGTTTACGATCATCGAGAATTACTTCAAGTCCAGCTTGGCTTAATTCTTGATATAAATCGTCTGCGAAGGCCATGTGTTCTTCGTTTTTATTGTTGATGACGACAATCGCTACTTGGAATGGCGCAAGATTCATTGGCCAGACAATACCATTTTCATCATTATTTTGTTCAACAACAGCGGCTAGAGTACGACCCAATCCAATTCCATAAGATCCCATATATACATCTTGAAGTTTATTGTTTTGATCTAAGTATTCAAGACCCATAGCTTTTGAATATTTTGTACCGAGTTTAAAGGTGTTTCCAACTTCAATCCCTTTTGAGAATGTAAGTACACCCTTACCATCTGGGTTTGGATCGCCTTCTTTAACATTTGATACATCAATAATGTGTGTTGCTTCAAAATCGGAATGATTAACATTAATGAAGTGATGGTCATTTTCATTTGCACCAACGGTGAAATTTCGTAATCCTTCAATCATCTTATCTACAACTACATCAATTTCAAGACCTACAGGTCCTGCAAATCCAACTGAAGCACCCGTATGTTTTTGAACGTGTTCAAAGTCAGCAAGTTCAACTTCCGTTGCTTTGTATAATTTCGCAAGTTTTGTTTCATTTACATCGCGGTCTCCAAGAACACAAACGGCAACATATTGATCATCCAGTCGATAGATTAATGTTTTAACAAATTTTTGAACGGGTTGTTCTAAAAATGCAGCAACCTCTTCAATCGTACGTGCATTGGGTGTATAAACTTTTTCCATACTTAAGAATGCTTCATCAGATTGAATACGGTTTACATTTTCCGCAACTTCAAGGTTACTTGAATATCCAGTATCTTCACCAAGCACTAAAATATCTTCACCAATATCGGTAACAGCTTGGAACTCTTCAGAGAGCAATCCACCCATAATACCTGTATCTGCACGAACAATGCGATAATCCAATCCAACGCGATCAAAGATGCGTTTGTATGCTTCAAACATCGCATCATAGGATTTATCAGCGGATTCAAGATCAGCGTCAAAGGTATAAGAATCCTTCATCACAAACTCACGAACACGAATTAAACCAAAACGAGGACGTGCTTCATCTCTAAATTTCGTTTGAAATTGATAAAGGCTAAATGGCATATCTTTATACGAACGAATTTTCATTTGTGCTGCTTGCGCAAACAATTCTTCATGCGTAGGACCTAAAACAAAAGGCTTTTTAAAACGGTCATCCAATTGGAACATGCTGGTACCAATAATATCACGACGTCCTGAGGCTACATAAACATCTTCAGGAATCAAGGTAGGCATGGTCATTTCCTGTGCATCGATGGCATTCATCT is a genomic window of Erysipelothrix amsterdamensis containing:
- a CDS encoding DNA translocase FtsK; its protein translation is MSSKGKKTKKEQLKQQELIKFVVELSLIALAIIAMFELGVIGRFLNQCMRVLVGQYPMLYHILIIGITFYKMIDTDHKHKTWRFWTAVGLLFTAMILSVNFFLQPQASGLSVISEYFNRIPKIFMNSNENAYGGVVGAVLFGLLSYLVDRAGVLLFVIVLILSGLALLFTPREMLRSAQKSTDATKSAFEKRREQKEAKRRDKALHQKQVELDEKLNDYASEAEPTKAGFISFDPPQSGVEPTSKTPFMTMDEPSATIPSDVAKSDENPFGLENAGLDPVSLSDKTSTQEALEHGEDFRSSSFDHYKVPSINLLEAGRGSNTSKANVSSAKDKGDRLIAVLKQFGIDAALMDIHIGPAVTKFELKPDSNVKISRIASIQDNLMMELAVKTLRIEAPIPGKSAVGIEIPNVEMVPVKMKDVVMGSSQFMAEDNINVALGKDLTGKPITVALNKMPHLLVAGATGSGKSVCMNTIITSILLTKSPEDLKLLLIDPKKVEFTPYTEIPHLIGPVIDDPHKASAALKVVVEEMEQRYDLFSKAGVRNIGSYNEKVKAFPAENLSKLPWIVVIIDELADLMSVAGKEVETSIQRITQLARAAGIHLIVATQRPSVDVVTGIIKANIPSRIAFAVSSAIDSRTILDETGAEKLLGYGDMLYVPMGEPHAIRVQGCYVSDDEVKKIADKASSQAKPRFDDSFIKLDGVDGNQGVLGVEDDPLYQEALEYVVRQKKASTSLLQRRFRIGYNRAANIVDSLEQNGVIGPAQGSKPRDVYIKLDDIEQESAL
- the rspA gene encoding sortase-dependent adhesin RspA, whose protein sequence is MKRKLFALLMAVVMFVSTGIQLDADTARVANQNSLITDFNFSNTNLNHGYETSVTVQFAETGNRKLNSGDVMELRLPMEQKVDSNGSPYSVGLKGISQTIKLTMPGVENPLGHVYVTEGNVHVVFTDEVNQLNNIAGSFTFRVEGYNNNTQNIKETIYTNLGTSLSEKSVQVEGEFQGSGSYEMFSKLGGMSRDEEEVVRWVLLLNGEREGFMSEMTVRDTIGVGHEYIPGSLVFMVTDHTGNRYSVSEQEFRNQFGGVWINGQSLIVSTHPGKLHYASIEVMYNTKITDLKQAQLENKAVASFYDNEGYPQTIEKEVSVENHYASGSIVGNKPKPGVLRIVKVVDGTETPVAGVTFTVKNDRGALIERVTTDESGVVNLSLKDGRYTIEEVEAPSWLVVDSKPITVDVDQNAEVGTLAVFKNEIKKTNVKVSKKWVGGPSPHPVVAFNLMQTVDGVTTESGRILTLEGGKSSVVFEDLPQATATGQRITYSVEEAGFATDEYQVDITPINENNEIFVTNTFIKDTELTDFKVFKTWKGGPSAKPSVSVQLYANGELVEGSILEIPSGQSSVTFKDLPAYKGGVAIDYSIREVDVPENYKENIIKPNHIENEYLLKDVTMTKKWVGGNPVRPETKYVLVADGVDTQNTITLTQQTSHTFKDMPKYNEQGKEIVYSVREVVIPEGYDASYSDDGLTVTNTFRMEYVDVTANKVWVDSLNQGNHPTVRFQLFQSIDGVSSAVNGVYQDLSEGSVTFKNLPKTTQDGKSIRYFVREANIPKHYEVHYSADGLTVTNTFKPDMISVNVEKIWNHGPIVRPEIEIQLYANGVPVSNGKRTLRNGQTNLVYRNLPKQDHDGDIVYSVKELTQLDHYVTRYEGSGTDLKIINDYQIPTKPIIARKVWEGGPSPRPTISLLLSKRIEGSNEILPVPLAPIELKDGETEAHFGDLPIKTLDGKTITYFANEVEVPQGYLGLNSFSDPLTVINHFDVKTGPIYGKKVWRGGPELKPEIEIKLQERYEGETDYRDSGVASKILKSGSDTVRFDSMPTFALDGRRIEYKLKEVNVPNGYTQIESLNNLELINAYDQGNTSVTARKIWVGGHKETVTLRLYQAVDGIETSVPNGERVLKESEEQVVTFTDLPERTMDGKTITYFVRESGVPENYSVSYSPDRLTVTNTFQEGITHLNVKKIWQGGPGPSVPLELELIRNGESTGMIQSMMPGDNDIVFANLPKFNEDNAPYLYSVREVNEIEHYSLENISHDGDTSVTLTNVYDYGLRDVIAKKVWTNGISPRPDIEFELRRTTSPSDKVGESTGMIQTLRDGETTTVFEDLEVRDDEGKTYTYFVKELTSVPNTVTQYSPDGLTVYNHYVSPTTSIRILKTWVDGPEVRPDTTFQLTRRLKGTHDEFKDVLGMQEQLPSGQSHLDFVDVPQNDHQGKPYEYAVREVSVPENYTVSVAPITDTNTIEVTNTYHAPLKTVSAFKVWSGGEKARDNVVFELYRRVEDKAFEAVPNQKETLTPSMASVSFKDVPEFDTQGRRFEYRVKEVQGPEFFDASYSDDGLTVTNTYNPGVTEVAFKKVWIDGPETHPTIVVDLYANNVKTEHALTLQHGEHEASFTDLPKRDEAGIDIVYTVQERDVPENYDVSYQGTTITNTFNQGMRDVSATKRWNGGPMSRPNVTFELYADQKATGMTQVLASGEKTVTFADVPVYTAQGTKIVYRVEEVHVPEHYDVSYSSDGLTVTNTYNQGIRDVIATKKWVGGASSNRPTVIFDLYADGVKTHQTATLHDGTTQARFTKLPVRNQDGSIIHYTVQERSKHEAYDVSYSADGLTVTNTFNPGSQTITAHKVWVGGPDDKPDVVFELYANNKPLGVKKILGSGVKSISFRRQPVFDDFGKRIKYHIVEHDVPGYKITYSADGLTAINTYTKIDNGVGSLNNRPTKPSVPPLHGVNVLGMSKDRLSALPNTGVGGHQMQYTAALGLIALGLIFRRKKRK
- the rspB gene encoding sortase-dependent adhesin RspB, which encodes MKNMKQKLILRSLIALVLIVSGITTNVNASSSPKDYTNEAIFTQFDVNPKGLINNPSQPIEFNLAFSDMNNGQKVKFKPGDFFDLTLPSNDEVSLRSLRAMGSKMPVLAKDKNGKEITLGELTFNGSHIHFEFMEDVLQLENVTGTINLKSVYDNAYRGEDDKIAELPTNLGLGSLDKQMITISQPGTPTGVEPSPIFYWKTGTFSTEVHGDMNWWLNINSPKEAVQSDVKVIDTIGEGHKLVDGSIMVDVEANGELKHISAEAFNKEYGTITVEGQVLTVMIPKEKAAKTTFTVTYDTRAFDKKLENYKNSSTIEYKDESGNLVTDTPKHYTDTSVVNMFDDATIGGEMKDKGVFRVQKFIKDTDEVLEGVTFEITDKDGKKIEGITNEDGIFDFNLEPGSYTLKEIKTRDGFELDSTEYQIEMTEKSQSKSIYNDYQRVDVVATKKWVGGSSPRPTVTFDLYRSAKGVTERVDGASIELVDGQTTADFGKQLKFDKEGNEYTYSVKETTDLENYIKLENGLEVTNTYNLRDVAVNKVWVGGPAVHPTIQIQLYANDNALENHLEILTSGTDVVTFKNLPILDEAGKEIVYSAKEVNVPVGYEMEQTDALTITNHFIVEKIDITAHKIWDGGPSVKPTITFGLVRDGIEMGITVDLVNGEEIAVFEDLPKTDPNGKDYVYTIKELDVPKGYVAVYSEDGLTVTNYYDKPVIVDPHEPKEPTKPTKPVEPTKPVEPIKPEVLGVRKEQLPQTGVSANNVLLYGSLLLISGIGMFVLKHQREEKE